From the genome of Argentina anserina chromosome 4, drPotAnse1.1, whole genome shotgun sequence, one region includes:
- the LOC126792150 gene encoding 30S ribosomal protein S12, chloroplastic-like, which yields MNENVTELVLVTLRKGVEEGNRFSNKENDQITSKKLNGEPYEVKISCTVLQSGSKGDLSVNVSTITPKKTNSTLGKVPRVCLTFGFEITTHIPSIGHNLQEHFVVLVRGGRVKDLPSVRYHIVRGTLDAVRVKDHQQGRSSAL from the coding sequence ATGAATGAAAACGTGACTGAATTGGTCCTGGTTACTCTTCGGAAGGGAGTGGAAGAAGGGAATAGATTCTCGAACAAGGAAAATGATCAAATTACTTCAAAAAAATTGAACGGGGAGCCGTATGAGGTGAAAATCTCATGTACGGTTCTGCAGAGTGGCAGTAAGGGTGACTTATCTGTCAACGTTTCCACTATCACCcccaaaaaaacaaactctACCTTAGGTAAAGTTCCCAGAGTATGCTTAACCTTTGGATTTGAAATCACTACTCATATACCTAGTATTGGGCATAATTTACAAGAACATTTTGTAGTCTTAGTACGAGGGGGGAGGGTTAAAGATTTACCCAGTGTGAGATATCACATTGTTCGAGGAACCCTAGATGCTGTCAGAGTAAAGGATCATCAACAAGGGCGTTCTAGTGCGTTGTAG